DNA from bacterium:
CGCTGGCTAGCCCCGGCTTGGGAGGATGGAGACCTGGGACGTTGGGAGGCGTCGGTTGGTTGTTTCGCTCAGGCCCGCAAGGTTTGAGCAGCCTTCACTCTCTATTGCGACAGGTCGCGGAAAACTTCCTCAGTCAGATCGAATCCGTTGCTCTCCGTGCCCTTCCGCGCGCGCCACTGACCCCCACATGGGGAGCAGCTCGCCACGGCTCCTCGCGCTCTTCGACCTGGAGGAGGACCACGGTTATGTTGTCGACGCCGCCCTGGGCATTGGCATCCTCGATCATGCCGACGCCGATCTCTGGCAGCGAGCAACCTGTTGTCATTCGTGCTGCGATATCATCATCCGATAGCATCGCATTCAAGCCATCAGTGCAGAGCAAGAACAGATCTCCCGGCCGTGCTTTCGTGACTGTCACCGTCACCTCGAAGCCATCCGCACCTCCTATCGCTCGCGTGATCACGTTCCGTAGAGGATGCGCTCGCGCCGCAGCGTGGGTGAGCTGACCCGACGCCACCATATCGTTGACCCACGTATGATCCTGAGTTAGCAGCTCAAGCTCTCCGTTCCGTGCCCGATAGCACCGGCTATCTCCTACATGCGCGATCGTCAACGTTTCGTCAATGAGCATGGCACTAACCACCGTCGTGCCCATACCCAACAGCGCCGGCTCCGCGCGGATCGCCGCAAGCACCTTTTCTTGCGC
Protein-coding regions in this window:
- a CDS encoding serine/threonine-protein phosphatase; translated protein: VADGMGGHSHGEVASRLAVDAIQDSCVAADRSDAILLLRRSIEVAQEKVLAAIRAEPALLGMGTTVVSAMLIDETLTIAHVGDSRCYRARNGELELLTQDHTWVNDMVASGQLTHAAARAHPLRNVITRAIGGADGFEVTVTVTKARPGDLFLLCTDGLNAMLSDDDIAARMTTGCSLPEIGVGMIEDANAQGGVDNITVVLLQVEEREEPWRAAPHVGVSGARGRARRATDSI